The DNA region ACCGAGCAGCAAGGTCGCCAGGAGGCCGGCACCCGCCAGCCAACTCGCCCCGGCCGACCGACCGGAGAGGAGGAAGGCGAGCCGGCCGAGGAGGAGCCCCAGCCACAAGGCGCTGATCGCCGCTACGCCCTGGTCCGTCGGAAGTGCCTGGGCTTTCGCCAACGCGGGAGCAAAGGCCGTCAGTGCCGTCTCGAAGCCGACATAGGCAGCGCTGGCGACCAGCAACGGGAGCAGGCCCAGCCAGGACCTCGTGTCAGCTCCCAACGCCGGATTCGTCGTCGGGGACGACGGACCGGGCAGCGGCACCGCCAAACCGAAGAGCCCCACGAATCCGAAACCCACCGCGCACGCAAGGAAGGCACCGCCGAAACCGTCGCCCTCGGCGAGCATCGCCAGGAACGGCGGCGCCGCCACCGCACCGGCCGTCGCTGCAGCGTGCACCGAGGCCAGCCTGCGTTCCGCCCGTTCCGGGTCGGTCTCCGCGACCACCGTGTTCAGGATCGTCTCGAAGAAACCCGCACCCGCTCCGGCGAGGCCGAGCCTCACTCCAACCCACCAGACGCTGGCGCCCGCCGCCGCAAAGGCGAGCCCCAGGCTCGCGACCAGCGCGGCCATCACGAAGAGCGGGCGCCGGGGCCAACGATCCGTCAGCGGCCCCGCCATGACGA from bacterium includes:
- a CDS encoding MFS transporter, which translates into the protein MLLLAHLGFLIFGTILVVVGSTQSALAEGLGIGLEGTGGLAAAVSLGLGIGVVMAGPLTDRWPRRPLFVMAALVASLGLAFAAAGASVWWVGVRLGLAGAGAGFFETILNTVVAETDPERAERRLASVHAAATAGAVAAPPFLAMLAEGDGFGGAFLACAVGFGFVGLFGLAVPLPGPSSPTTNPALGADTRSWLGLLPLLVASAAYVGFETALTAFAPALAKAQALPTDQGVAAISALWLGLLLGRLAFLLSGRSAGASWLAGAGLLATLLLGVGLALELRSLVLGFGALGFVLGTVFPILIAVTARRFPTRRATAVGLVAGAGAVGGALVPWFGGVVGDRAGLPGTWVILVGCCLVLAAAGVSASRRGS